One stretch of Miscanthus floridulus cultivar M001 chromosome 18, ASM1932011v1, whole genome shotgun sequence DNA includes these proteins:
- the LOC136519597 gene encoding ABC transporter C family member 10-like has translation MASFLKSSWTMDICGSPFCSKQAVASCGWKDIFDSSTCTNHILSIGISALIIIVLALQLLVRVTKSRASARQQLVALSLPLQLAGVVFNGCLGLIYLGLALWMLGRNFSQHASVHLPHWWMSTLSQGFCLILISFAFSIRTHFLGPKFLRIWSVLLTIYAGFICCSSVVHMVADKVLTMKACLDVLFLPGALLLLVYGIWHIREDGYGGIESALYKPLNTEAVDDEKADSQSHVTPFAKAGFFSVMSFWWLNPMMKMGYEKPLEEKDMPLLGPLDRAYSQYFMFMEKLNRKKQLQAHGNPSIFWTIISCQKSGILVSGLFALLKVLTLSSGPLLLKAFINVSLGKGSFKYEGYVLAVTMFICKCGESLSQRQWYFRTRRVGLQVRSFLSAAIYKKQQKLSNSAKLKHSSGEIMNYVTVDAYRIGEFPYWFHQTWTTGVQLCIALVILYNAVGLATIASLGVIIVTVACNAPLAKLQHKFQSKLMGAQDVRLKAMSESLIHMKVLKLYAWETHFKKVIEGLREIEIKWLSAFQLRKAYNSFLFWTSPILVSAATFLACYLLKIPLDATNVFTFVATLRLVQDPIRQIPDVIGVVIQAKVAFTRITKFLDAPEMNGQVRKKYCVGDEYPIVMNSCSFSWDENPSKPTLKNINLVVKAGQKVAICGEVGSGKSTLLAAVLGEVPKTEGTIQVCGKIAYVSQNAWIQTGTVQDNILFGSSMDRQRYQETLERCSLVKDLEMLPYGDRTQIGERGVNLSGGQKQRVQLARALYQNADIYLLDDPFSAVDAHTATSLFNEYVMGALSDKTVLLVTHQVDFLPVFDSILLMSDGEIIRSASYHDLLAYCQEFQNLVNAHKDTIGVSDLNRVPTHRANEISIKETIDIRGSRYRESVKPSPTDQLIKTEEREMGDTGFKPYILYLRQNKGFFYASLGIICHIVFVCGQISQNSWMAANVENPDVSTLKLTSVYIAIGIFTVFFLLFRSLAVVVLGVKTSRSLFSQLLNSLFRAPMSFYDSTPLGRVLSRVSSDLSIIDLDIPFAFMFSASAGINAYSNLGVLAVVTWQVLFVSVPMIVLAIRLQRYYLASSKELMRINGTTKSALANHLGESIAGAITIRAFQEEDRFFEKNLELVDKNAGPYFYNFAATEWLIQRLETMSAAVLSFSALVMALLPQGTFSPGFVGMALSYGLSLNMSFVFSIQNQCQLASQIISVERVNQYMDIPSEAAEIIEENRPAPDWLQVGRVDLRDLKIRYRQDAPLVLHGITCTFNGGDKIGIVGRTGSGKTTLIGALFRLVEPTGGKIIIDSIDITTIGLHDLRSRLGIIPQDPTLFQGTIRYNLDPLGQFSDQQIWEVLGKCQLHEAVREKEQGLDSLVVEDGSNWSMGQRQLFCLGRALLRRCRILVLDEATASIDNATDAILQKTIRTEFRDSTVITVAHRIPTVMDCDMVLAMSDGKVVEYDKPTKLIETEGSLFRELVKEYWSYTSNGNI, from the exons ATGGCTTCTTTCCTCAAAA GTTCTTGGACGATGGACATTTGCGGGAGCCCATTTTGCTCCAAGCAAGCCGTAGCCTCATGTGGATGGAAGGACATATTCGACTCCTCCACTTGCACGAATCATATTCTGTCAATTGGCATTTCTGCTCTGATCATCATCGTTCTTGCGCTCCAGCTGCTCGTCAGGGTTACAAAGAGCAGAGCATCTGCACGACAGCAGCTTGTCGCACTCAGCTTGCCACTGCAGTTGGCTGGTGTAGTGTTCAATGGCTGCTTGGGTCTCATTTATCTTGGCCTTGCATTGTGGATGCTGGGGAGGAACTTCAGTCAGCATGCTTCTGTTCACCTTCCACATTGGTGGATGTCGACCTTGTCTCAGGGATTCTGTCTGATCCTTATCAGTTTCGCTTTCAGCATCAGAACACATTTCCTTGGACCAAAGTTTCTCCGCATTTGGTCAGTTCTGCTGACCATATATGCTGGATTCATCTGTTGTTCCTCGGTTGTTCACATGGTTGCAGATAAGGTACTAACCATGAAGGCTTGTCTAGATGTTCTATTCCTACCAGGTGCACTACTGCTACTTGTTTATGGCATTTGGCACATCAGGGAAGATGGTTATGGAGGAATTGAAAGTGCTTTATATAAGCCCTTGAACACTGAGGCTGTTGATGATGAAAAGGCTGATTCTCAGAGTCATGTGACCCCATTTGCTAAAGCTGGTTTTTTCAGCGTGATGTCATTTTGGTGGCTAAATCCGATGATGAAGATGGGTTATGAGAAGCCCCTTGAGGAGAAAGACATGCCGCTTTTAGGTCCCTTAGATCGAGCATATAGCCAGTACTTTATGTTTATGGAGAAGCTGAACAGGAAGAAGCAGTTGCAGGCACATGGCAATCCGTCAATCTTTTGGACTATCATTTCTTGTCaaaaaagtggaatcttggtctCAGGTCTCTTTGCATTGCTCAAGGTTCTCACATTATCTTCAGGTCCGTTGCTTTTGAAAGCATTCATCAATGTTTCACTTGGGAAAGGGTCCTTTAAATATGAAGGTTATGTGTTAGCTGTAACAATGTTCATTTGTAAATGTGGTGAATCTTTGTCACAGAGGCAGTGGTATTTCCGCACTCGGAGGGTAGGACTCCAGGTGCGGTCATTCCTATCAGCTGCCATCTATAAGAAACAACAGAAGCTATCAAACTCAGCAAAATTGAAGCATTCTTCTGGAGAGATCATGAACTATGTCACTGTCGACGCATATCGGATTGGTGAATTCCCATACTGGTTCCATCAGACGTGGACAACAGGTGTCCAACTTTGCATTGCTCTAGTGATTTTGTATAATGCAGTTGGTCTTGCTACAATTGCATCACTGGGTGTCATAATTGTCACTGTAGCTTGCAATGCTCCACTGGCCAAACTGCAACACAAATTTCAGAGTAAACTTATGGGAGCACAAGATGTGAGACTGAAGGCGATGTCAGAGTCCTTAATTCATATGAAGGTCTTGAAACTTTATGCATGGGAGACTCATTTCAAGAAGGTCATTGAGGGGTTAAGGGAGATTGAAATCAAATGGTTGTCAGCATTCCAGCTTAGGAAAGCATACAACAGTTTCCTGTTTTGGACATCACCTATTTTGGTTTCGGCTGCAACCTTCCTGGCATGCTATCTTTTGAAAATTCCTCTTGATGCTACCAACGTCTTCACATTTGTGGCCACTCTGCGCCTTGTTCAAGATCCAATTAGGCAGATACCAGATGTGATTGGAGTTGTGATACAAGCTAAAGTAGCTTTCACCAGGATAACAAAGTTTCTTGATGCGCCTGAGATGAATGGACAGGTTAGGAAGAAATATTGTGTGGGGGATGAATATCCAATAGTGATGAACTCTTGCAGTTTCTCATGGGATGAGAACCCGTCAAAACCAACTCTAAAGAATATAAATTTGGTAGTCAAAGCTGGACAGAAGGTTGCAATATGTGGCGAGGTAGGATCAGGAAAGTCAACACTGTTGGCTGCAGTTCTTGGAGAGGTTCCGAAAACTGAAGGCACG ATCCAAGTTTGTGGGAAAATAGCATATGTTTCTCAGAATGCATGGATCCAAACAGGAACTGTGCAAGACAATATTCTCTTTGGGTCTTCGATGGACAGACAAAGATACCAAGAAACACTTGAGAGGTGTTCTTTAGTAAAGGACCTTGAAATGTTGCCATATGGAGACCGTACTCAAATCGGGGAGAGGGGTGTAAATCTTAGTGGTGGTCAGAAGCAGCGTGTTCAGCTTGCTCGTGCATTATACCAAAATGCAGACATCTATCTTCTTGATGACCCTTTCAGCGCTGTGGATGCCCACACAGCAACAAGTCTCTTTAAT GAATATGTCATGGGAGCTCTATCAGACAAGACTGTTCTTTTGGTgacccaccaagtagattttcTGCCTGTATTTGATTCTATTCTG TTAATGTCAGATGGCGAAATTATTCGTTCGGCATCTTATCATGATCTATTGGCATATTGTCAAGAATTTCAGAACCTTGTAAATGCCCATAAAGACACTATTGGTGTTTCAGATCTAAACAGAGTGCCCACCCATAGAGCAAATGAAATATCGATCAAGGAGACAATTGATATTCGTGGAAGCAGATACAGAGAGTCTGTGAAGCCGTCACCAACAGATCAACTGATCAAGACAGAAGAAAGAGAAATGGGTGATACTGGTTTCAAGCCTTATATTCTCTACCTGCGTCAGAATAAAGGCTTCTTCTATGCCTCTCTGGGTATTATTTGCCATATAGTTTTTGTATGTGGCCAGATATCACAGAATTCATGGATGGCTGCTAATGTCGAGAATCCTGATGTTAGTACACTTAAGTTGACTTCTGTGTACATTGCAATTGGGATCTTCACAGTGTTCTTCTTGCTATTTAGATCATTAGCAGTTGTTGTTCTTGGGGTCAAGACATCAAGATCCTTATTTTCTCAGTTACTCAACTCATTATTCCGTGCACCAATGTCCTTTTATGATTCTACCCCTCTCGGAAGGGTACTTAGCCGG GTTTCTTCAGATCTGAGTATTATTGACCTTGATATTCCATTTGCCTTCATGTTTAGTGCTAGTGCCGGCATAAATGCATATAGCAATCTAGGAGTATTGGCTGTTGTTACATGGCAAGTTCTGTTCGTTTCTGTGCCAATGATTGTTTTGGCAATCAGGTTGCAG AGGTATTATTTAGCCTCATCTAAGGAATTGATGAGGATCAATGGCACTACCAAATCTGCTCTGGCTAATCACTTGGGCGAGTCGATTGCAGGGGCTATAACAATAAGGGCTTTTCAGGAAGAAGATCGTTTCTTTGAGAAAAATTTGGAACTTGTTGACAAGAATGCTGGTCCATATTTCTATAATTTTGCAGCGACTGAATGGCTGATTCAACGTTTGGAGACCATGAGTGCTGCAGTTCTTTCTTTTTCTGCCCTTGTCATGGCCCTTCTTCCTCAAGGAACTTTTAGCCCTG GCTTTGTGGGAATGGCATTATCTTATGGCCTATCCCTGAATATGTCCTTTGTTTTCTCTATCCAAAACCAGTGCCAGCTAGCAAGTCAAATCATCTCTGTGGAAAGGGTGAACCAGTACATGGATATACCAAGTGAAGCAGCAGAGATTATTGAAGAAAATCGACCAGCACCAGACTGGCTCCAAGTTGGCAGGGTAGACCTTAGAGATTTGAAG ATTAGGTACAGGCAAGATGCTCCTCTTGTACTACATGGAATCACCTGCACTTTCAACGGTGGAGATAAGATCGGTATAGTTGGCCGAACAGGAAGTGGAAAGACAACTTTAATTGGTGCGTTGTTTCGTCTTGTTGAGCCAACTGGAGGGAAAATAATTATAGACTCTATAGACATCACCACAATAGGTTTACATGACCTGCGTTCACGTTTGGGTATCATTCCGCAAGATCCGACACTCTTTCAAGGAACTATAAGATATAATCTAGACCCTCTTGGGCAATTCTCGGATCAACAAATATGGGAG GTTCTTGGCAAATGTCAGCTTCATGAAGCTGTCCGGGAGAAGGAACAGGGATTGGACTCACTTG TTGTGGAAGATGGTTCAAACTGGAGCATGGGTCAAAGGCAGCTCTTCTGTTTGGGACGTGCACTTCTAAGAAGATGTCGTATCTTAGTTCTCGACGAGGCCACAGCATCTATAGACAATGCTACTGATGCTATCCTTCAGAAAACAATCAGGACAGAATTTAGAGATTCCACTGTTATCACTGTCGCACACCGTATACCCACTGTTATGGACTGTGATATGGTACTTGCAATGAGTGACG GGAAAGTAGTGGAGTATGACAAACCTACGAAGCTCATCGAAACCGAAGGATCTCTTTTCCGTGAGCTCGTCAAAGAGTACTGGTCATACACATCGAATGGAAATATTTAG
- the LOC136519611 gene encoding uncharacterized protein, with protein sequence MAKASLLPLLPSLLVHAVVLAASFFHPCTAQSRTGNISAVEAAVRARASELLRDASSTSQLVDLPLPANLSGAGAGAGVRAWALRVRSKALWADGVNATGFAIPPRVVPAPFARRLTIVFERFVGNSTTAAFAAPRRYALAAPVAGLLAYDASAGPDARVSLRAFGAPVRVEFKDDLSAEKGFVFNATTARCVTFAASGAVVATHAVAASGSACAVTGTGHFGIAVRLPETATPPPPPASAVRARWWEWTVGVGAGGVLGASALALSVAGAVSWSRRRRREEMERRAMAGEELGRMTVRGSRMPSAKVVRTRPELEERSPAW encoded by the coding sequence ATGGCCAAGGCATCCCTACTGCCGCTGCTGCCGTCGCTGCTCGTGCACGCCGTCGTCCTCGCCGCCAGCTTCTTTCACCCCTGCACGGCGCAGAGCCGCACCGGAAACATCTCGGCGGTCGAGGCTGCGGTCCGCGCGCGCGCGTCCGAGCTGCTCCGCGACGCCAGCAGCACGAGCCAGCTCGTTGACCTGCCCCTCCCAGCCAACCtctccggcgccggcgcgggcgcCGGCGTCCGGGCGTGGGCGCTGCGCGTGCGCAGCAAAGCGCTCTGGGCCGACGGCGTCAACGCCACGGGCTTCGCCATCCCGCCGCGCGTCGTGCCGGCCCCGTTCGCGCGCCGCCTCACCATCGTCTTCGAGCGCTTCGTGGGGAACTCCACGACGGCCGCGTTCGCCGCGCCTCGCCGCTACGCGCTGGCCGCGCCCGTGGCCGGCCTCCTCGCGTACGACGCGTCGGCGGGGCCCGACGCCCGGGTCTCGCTCCGCGCGTTCGGCGCGCCGGTGCGCGTCGAGTTCAAGGACGACCTGTCGGCGGAGAAGGGGTTCGTGTTCAACGCCACCACCGCGCGGTGCGTGACGTTTGCGGCCAGCGGGGCGGTCGTGGCCACGCACGCCGTCGCCGCGTCGGGCTCCGCATGCGCTGTCACCGGCACGGGCCACTTCGGCATAGCGGTGCGGCTGCCCGAGAcagcgacgccgccgccgccgccagcctcAGCCGTGAGGGCCAGGTGGTGGGAGTGGACCGTGGGTGTCGGCGCCGGTGGGGTGCTGGGAGCCAGCGCCTTGGCGCTCTCTGTGGCCGGCGCGGTCAGCTGGAGCAGGAGGCGGCGAAGGGAGGAGATGGAGCGGCGGGCGATGGCCGGGGAGGAGCTCGGGAGGATGACGGTGCGCGGGAGCAGGATGCCATCGGCGAAGGTGGTAAGGACACGGCCTGAGTTGGAGGAGCGCAGCCCGGCGTGGTAG
- the LOC136523470 gene encoding uncharacterized protein, which produces MVGAECNYSPIEKLCLALIFFLKKLRHYMLAHEIQLVARADPIKYLLSQPTLTGRLAKWVLLMTEFDITFVPQKAIKGQALAEFLVTHPVPDDSPLITELPDQEVFTTEIEAPWELYFDGASRVEDTLNGAPRRRVGAGLVFKNPRGGVMYHSFSLLKECSNNEAEYEALIFGLLLALSMEERSS; this is translated from the coding sequence ATGGTGGGTGCCGAATGCAACTACTCCCCCATTGAGAAGTTGTGCTTGGCACTGATCTTTTTCTTGAAGAAGTTAAGGCATTACATGTTGGCGCATGAGATCCAATTGGTGGCAAGAGCGGACCCAATAAAATACCTACTTAGTCAGCCCACGCTCACCGGGCGACTAGCAAAATGGGTGCTACTCATGACGGAGTTCGACATCACCTTCGTGCCACAAAAAGCCATCAAGGGACAAGCTCTAGCCGAGTTCCTTGTGACACATCCTGTACCCGATGACTCTCCGCTCATCACCGAGTTGCCCGATCAAGAGGTATTCACCACCGAGATCGAAGCTCCATGGGAGCTCTACTTCGATGGCGCTTCACGAGTAGAAGACACCCTAAATGGTGCCCCAAGACGGAGAGTGGGAGCCGGATTGGTGTTCAAGAACCCACGAGGAGGAGTGATGTACCATTCATTCTCCCTTCTCAAGGAGTGCTCCAACAATGAAGcggagtatgaagcgctcatcttCGGCCTTCTCCTAGCACTTTCCATGGAGGAACGCTCCAGCTGA